The following is a genomic window from Podarcis raffonei isolate rPodRaf1 chromosome 5, rPodRaf1.pri, whole genome shotgun sequence.
TATTCACCCTTGTGAGATTTGCAATAAACCATATGCTTAAGTAGGCAGATTCCCTGTCTTGTTTTTGGATCTGCTTGCCATGTAGCCTAGGATAAAAGCAAGTGTTAGAAACCAAGTAGTCTCTGCTTTGTTGTAGTTATATTTAGAGAGGCACAAGCAGAATCTATTTTTCTTTAGGATGGTTTAATTATTTTGTAAATTTAGCAACTGCCATCTGATTGCATATTTTGCTCCTTCAAGAGTACATCTGTTGAATTATACTTCCATTCTTGTAAAAATCAGAACTGGGGACTTAAAAATTTGGCATTTATGAAGCCTCATAAGTTAAGTATATGGAAGATATCTGACATTTACTTACTGAGCTCACATTACGGAATAGATGGGTACAGATTAGATATGTCATaggtaataaatatttaattatgtAATATGCCTAATgctgttttctgttctttttttccctccccccctttacaGCTCGAAAGCAGTTGTCATGCTGTCTTATGTACAAAAGTTCCACTGTTTAGGGATACTGTTACGTAAAGTGAACAGTGCTGCAGTGTAGTGATATTAAAACGTTGCAAGCAAACAACAAAATGAGCAAGCGATCAAGCAGTGACATTCCTGTAGGAAGGTTAGTGAAAGCTGTAGAGTTGAACTTGTGCTTGCAGAAGCAGATAGAAGATTGACTCTTGTAGGTATTTTTATCTCTGTTGATTGCAATATTTAAAAAACTGTTATCTAGCCTAATGTGTTCCCTTACTTGAGGAAAAGGAGGCCTTGCCTCCTTTTCACAGAAATTTGGATAAAGAAACAATAGAAATGTATTCTTCAGTTTGCAGCACAGGTAAACATTTGGTAGTTAGCGCCTATACTTGCAAGCAGACTAGTGGAATTTTGGTGTTTTGTGGAGCTACATCTCATtggcctcagccaacatgggcaatggtctgggacttggagtcccacaatatctggagggctctgTGTTGGCTGTCTCTGCCTTAAATGTTAAGAAATCCTTAATATGAATCTATATTGGTGAATTTAAAATGCATACAGGTTGTAACTGTTAATTTTGTTTGATTGGCTTTGGAGAAGTCTCATTATTTGAGAATGGAGAATGCTGATATGGCCTGCGTTGTCTTCCATCAGAACACTGGCATCTTCAAAAGCGTGCTTTGTTCTTGGCCAGTGGTGGCTAAGCTTTTTTGGCCCAAGGGCCACTTTCACCCTTGGCTGCCCTTCTGGGAGCCACATTCTAAAGTTGGGCATGGCCAAAAGAGTGTGGCCATTCCACAGTCTCCTGCACAGTGTTCCCCCACACAGCAAAGGACACAGGCAGTTAGGTGCATAGCCCCTTCTCCTTTACTTGTATGCGCATAGCAGTTAAGGGGAGAGGTTAATCTCCCCTGTTCTTGCCTGTTAGAAAGATATGTCTTTAAAATAAATTGCCCAGAGCTAGGCACTCATTTGGAATAATTAGTACTATTTAATTTAGATGGTTGTAGATGCTTAATGAATCTTGAAGCAAGAATCTAAGATGTGGGGTGAAGCTGGGGGAAAAGAGGTACAGAACCCTCATTTTTTGAAATGAAGGTCAGAATGTGAGACTTGCTCACTTGCGGGCTCTCTTTGCACCCTGTATGCTTAATATTAGTGGAATTggtctctttaccatctgcctcCAATATGGTTGCCCTGGGTTGGCATAAATTGGCCACATTTGCACAAACAAATTTCTGTTTAATAAGGCTTTGATATCTTTGTGCAAAGATATGTAAAAGTTTCATGCACCCACATGCAGCTCCTGTGCTCTCACtttgccctgttcagggaagtttttaatctgtgatattttagtgtatttttggtttctatggaagccgcccagagtggctggggaaacccagccagatgggcggggtacaaataataaattattattattattattattattatttgctttgccCTTCACACACGAAGCTATGGTTAACTCTAGCTTCCTTTTGCATCTGAACTGGGAACTATGGTTAATGGCTTTCAAACAAGCCAAGATATGGAAGCCAACTTTAAACCTTGGTTTATATTATGGTTTGTTTGAAagccattaattaattaattatgtttTTTATCATTGCATCAAAACCAGAAGCTGTGGATAACTGGCTATGTGGCTTGTTTCTCTACTCACACGGAGCAAGCAGTAAAGCAGGTGTATGCAAATTTTAATTCCAATGTTAAAtcatagggggcatcttatacacgatGACTGTGCTGCACATCCACCATTACATAGACTTAAAACGCATTctctaccaacagtggaagacttCAATTTACTGTGGATCAAAACCCATGTTGTGTTTCTTTTTACTACTGAGGGGTAATTCAGGTTGTTTTATCTCGTATTAGGATGAGCACGACAGCATTCCCATCTCCGGCTGccgaaatggcagaaatgaatcGAATTCAATATGAAATGGAGTATACTGAAGGGATCAATCAGAGAATGAGAGTTCCGGAAAAACTCAAGGTTGCTCCACCAAATGCTGACCTTGAACACAGTGCTCATGAAGGGGGGATTCCAAATGCCAGTGTAACAATGCAAGTTCCAGAGCGGATTGTAGTGGCAGGTACGTTTGCCTTCAGGTGGACAGAAGTGACAAAGCAGCATGCTGTCAGACTTCACACccattcaatttatttttacatatGAATTTGAGTGTGATTTGCTTAAGACCAGCCAGTGAATTCATACTTCATATGGGATTTGAGCTTGATTTTACCCAGCTCCAGCAGTCTACCCATCGAGCCATTTTGAATAATTTGTTAGTAAAATGTTCTTGATCTTAATATTAACTTACAGGTAATAGTGAAGACATTCCACTCTCCAGGCCGCCAGATCTAGATCTTCTCCAGTCAACTCCATTCAAGTCTCTGTCACTGAAAACACCTCCCCGTGTTATTTCACTCAGTGAACGACCACTAGATTTCCTGGACTTAGAGCGAGCCCCTACTCAGACTCCTCAAAATGAAGAGGCTAGTATTCTTTATGCCTTTAATTTCATTATGTTTTGTTTCAATATTATATTTAATAAGTCAAAAGAGAAGTcaaatatttattgctttatACTCCATTTCAGATCAGTACTATAAAATAGGTTACTGCTTTGTAAAACACAGTATATTATTTTAATACTCCCTGTTGAAAGCAAAGATACCCCCAGAACACTTTTTTTGTGTGGTGCTTACTTGGTTGTATTTTTGGTACCAGGCTGCTTAGACATAATTTGGGCTATCTTGATTGTTTTTATCTGGCTTATAAGACTTAATGCCTTTTGGTCTTCAGGTTTTTATGATAATTTGGATTTGCATCTTAAtcatttgtattttattattgtgtAAACTGGCATAAGAATTTTAGTGGAAGGGCTGtatatgttcttggactacagttcccatctttcctgatgttctgtgcttgctggggctgatgagagctgggaaTCCTACAATGTCTAGAGACCCAATGGTTCTCTATTTCTGTCTTAAACCAAACTTAATTTCAAAAGCTGTTGGTAAACTTAAATTATTTTTGGcatttttttctcattttaaaaattggggacatgCAAGAGAGGGGAGTCTTTGTTCTCCTTACTTTCCAAAATATCAGGCAAAATGTCACCATCCAGGAAgactgtttttattcattttctgctTTACTAAAAATGAAAATGGTTCAGTTGTTGATATTAGGTAAAGCTGGATACTGATGCCATAGCAGTGGTGAAAGAcgtatcccccccccactttgttttGCAGGTTCGCTCAGTTGGGAGACTGAAAAGAGAACGCTCCATGAGTGAAAACGCAAATCGTCAAAATGGTCAATTGATGAGAAATGAGTCAATGTGAGTAGAGGGGTTATTGGCGCATGCAACATTTGTAGAAAAAGCTTATTCATGTGTTCCTTACCAGTTCATGCTTAGGATATGCCTTTCAACTGATTATCTTCTTTATAAAGAGAAGTTACTTAATCTTACACAGCTACAACTGACTTTCCAaatattttttgttctgtttgttgGAATAATAACTAACTATTAATGAAGTAGATTTTGTGTGATTGttctcaaaacatttttttcagctgcagaaaacagcatttgctAAATGTCTTCATATAGCAGCATTTGGTATCCCCCCCccagtatatatgtatatagggacgtggttggcgctgtgggttaaaccacagagcctaggacttgccgatcagaaggtcgacggttcgaattcccatgatggggtgagttcctgttgcacggtcccagctcctgccaacctagcagttcgaaagcacatcaaagtgcaagtagttaaataggtaccgctccggcaggaaggtaaacggtgtttccgtgtgctgctctggttcgccagaagcggcttagtcatgctggccacatgacctcggccaataaagtgagatgagtgccgcaaccccagagtcagtcacaactggacctaatggtcaggggtccctttacctttaccttatatatgtatatattgctaaaatcttgttcttaatttaaaaaaacaaacaaatgcatcaCTGGATCAGCTTAAAATGTGTtaactttggctgcaatcctatatctacCTACCTTGGGAGTAAGACCCTATTAACTCAGttaataggattgcattgttaaacAGCCAACTTAACTGTGTGTTTATCATAATGGTTCAACACATCTTTGGAAGTCTCCTGGTACATATCAAGCTAGAGGTTGATACCCACCAGTCATGTtcagttgaaattaatgaacttcaCTAAAATGACAGGTGGATATCACCCAAAATCAAATATGACAAGCTATATATCAGACTGTATATCTTCACAGGAAATGCAtcattttctgttccttttttaaCTAGCACTTTTTGCGTGTGTAATTCTTCTGGATAAAGTGAAAATGTTCTTTAACACTTCGTATGATAATTTTTAATAGTTCCTTTTTTCCCTGCATTGAATCCAGACTAAAGTGACACTTGAGCTCCATTGAAACAGAGGAGCAATTTAGTCGTGACAGACATAAGTtcttttaatttcagtgggggtggcgctgtgggttaaaccacagagcctaggacttaccgatcagaagatcggcggttcgaatccccgtgacagggtgacctcctgttgttcggtcccagctcctgcccacctaatcaaagtgcaagtagataaatgggtaccgctccagcgggaaggtaaacggcgtttccgtgcgctgctctggtttgccagaagcagcttagtcatgctggccacatgacccggaagctgtacaccggctccctcggccaataaagcgagatgagcgccacaaccccagagtcggtcacgactggacctaatggccaggtgtccctttacctttacctttaaagtgtcACTAACCTAGTCTGGATCCAGAACTCTCTTTATAGGATAAAGAAAGTTTGTTTCTAAAATACATTTATAGTGGATTTGTGTGAAGGGAAGTATTTCATATTGTTATTGGATCTACTTGAATCTTCTGCTGCCTGCATGCTTAGAATTAATTACATCGTCTTTGTTTATGCAGTGCAAAGGACAGAGTGGGTCTTTATTACAAACTTATAAATGCTGATTCATTAAGACTATGGGGTGATCAGTATCTTTTAATTAAGATTCTTGTAGTGAGGTAAACACTTCATTTTGCTTCCAGCTATGAGCCTGAAGAAAGAAATCACTTTCCACTACTGTTTTCCTGCTTGTCCCCTGTTGGCAGGAGAGGAAAGTGGGGAGATGGAAACAGCTAGAACAACAACTCCTTGTCTCCTCTGTAGTTGAAGTTATATGCTATCACAAGGGTGACTGGGCGTTCAAGGTCTCACAGAAGGGTTTCTAGCTATCTGTAGGTCACTGTTGGAGCTGGTGTTCATTTCTGGTGTTGTGAGGCCTCTTTGTGAGGTTGGTGCTGTGATGACTCATTCAAAGGGTAAGTGGACGTTGGATATAAACTATGTCCTCCAAGTGTCAAGCTAAGGTATATGACCTTTCCTGAATCTAACTGCAGCCATCACAGTACTTTTGCCAATCCCACTTGCATTTGAAAAGGGTAGGATGATATTCTAGTGCTGCAGTGGTGAGTTTTACATGGACTGAATTAAGGGTGTTGCTTGATGTGGTATACTGATAGCATTGCCTTCTCAGTTCTGAGTTTCCAGGCTGCTGCCTCcagttttcattttcaatttgtttcctgtttttccacaaaaaaagaaattgtggCCAAAGAAGCTAACAGTGTATAAATAGTCATCCTTTCAAGTGCTGTTGTGCAGCATTTTGGCAAAcacatgtttttctttcttttggaggGTGCATATGCATGTTAGTAGTTGGAACTGTGGCCATGCATGGCAAGTGCAATCGCACAGGATAGCTTCCACATTCTAGTATAGGAACTGTGACATGGCATTCTAGTATGTTTGTTGCAACAATGAGAAAATTCTGTGCCAAACCTTACCATGTCTAGAAGAGGAATTGGCTCGGTTCCTTTTCCTCATCTGCCTTCTTGGAACAATATATGTTGTCATTTCTGCACTTGCCATACAACTGTATGTAGTGGCTTTCCTGATAACCTTTTGAGCATACACAGATTCTCAAATGCTTTTGAGGACTAATAATAACTAGGCACAAGAAGTGATAACCAGTAATGATGATTGCCTTAATGACCTTCCAATTATTTAGAAAGTTGCTCCCTCTTTAAGATATTAACAACTGTGATTAATGGTGGCACAGTCTTGAAACTGTCCTGAGAGTTAAAATGCCAAGGTACCAGTCACCCTTCACAGCTAAAGATGAAACGTAAGCTTGACCACTAATTATAACCATTCACTTTTAAATATGTCAAGTGTGTACTTAATGCATTGCCATCTAAGAGACTTGTCTATATTGtctgatttgattttttaaaaatattctgtaTGCTTGGTTCCACCTGTAATTAAGACACAAATTAACGGAATATGAAAATTTGTCATTCTTGTAATGAATTTGGGAGCATATTTTTGCTTAGTTTTTAACTATAAAATTTGAGAACAAATTTTAGGGATAAACAGTGGTTGGTGGAGAGGACAAGGTTGCATGTTTCTGGCATACTAATCCTACATGAGCGTAGTAGAGATATGTGTGTGCAAAATCCAACACATATCAGCTGAACCATGTGGTTGGTTTGTGGATTGACTGCACTGTTCAGACCTATGCACTTTGGATTTTATGCATGCAAATTTTAGGCCAGTGCAAGGATATCAGGTGGGCCCAGAGGCCAGATAGGTATCATAATCAGGGTGGAAAAATATGACAATGCATAACTTctatttgcaaatatattattTCTACATAAGTGGCTTAGCCagcgtgtgttttttgggggggtacgcatgcacctaaacattttgtgaatctaagtttggcctcattgagggggcagtatttcagtatgagtaggaaaatgagagtacccctaaacattttttttaagaaaaaagcactgttataAGCAATGTTATTAGTTGTAGAAATACTGTAGGGAAGTTGGTCTTCTTCAAGTTATTGTTCCTCCGTCTCTCCCTATTGATAGTTAAAAGCTGAGGCTTCTTAGATCACTAACTTGAaacagggaatagagaaaggggAGAGACATAGAATTTTTAATAAACCCTTCTTTTCTTGTGCTAGTCTTGAAGCTTCTTGCTTTAACTTGCTGGAGGAAGTGACTGCATATCATAACTAATGAGAAACTGTTGTCAGATTTTAAGCTGAATATGATTTTGTACATGTTCCTGAATTTCCCACAATTATTTATGGGTTTATATTACTTGTGATGTCATTATGAATGTTGTCTGTTATTTCCCCTTTGCCATTTTGTAAATAGTTTCACCCCCAAATTTGTAAATAAGAGTTTGATCCCTAATATACATCTTATCACACAACCTGGGGAAAGCTCACCAGAGTgcattctttgcatgcagaaggtcccatttcAGCTCCTATCCTCTCAAGGTAGTATTAGGAAATATTCCAGTCTCGAATGCTGGACAGATGCTTCcaggtgtagacaatactgaactgaaTGAAGTGATGGTTTGATTATTATATAAGTCTGTTGTATAGCTTTTTGAGTGTATCTTAGCTTTGACTTCGGTTTTTAGCACCACATTTTCTCAGACATTATATACATAACTAGCCTTGCACAGAGTCCCTGAAGACAATCTTTGTGGCGATAAAAGCAGTAAATGTAGTTCATGAGCAGATGGTAGATGAATCAGTCAGGTTTTTTTCTTTCAACAAACCTACTTGTAGTCAAATCCTATACATTCTgaggaagttccattgaattcaattagCTCTTCTCCTTGGTATggtttagagcagtggttttcaaccagtgtgccatggccttgaatgatggtcagaggTGCCCTTGGGCAACACTGTCCtctgtctccttcccttcctcctctgatgccctttcacgtatctgcctcccaaaggcttgcacagctgttttattgcagcagccctggctataggCTCTGCAGGCTCTGGGAGGCACCTCTTTTTGGGGCGGGGCAGGGCAGGTCAAATACCAGGGACCGCAGCAGTAGCAGTCCAGagaactcccaaggagaggaggctgagggaatactccacaggggagggtgttcgaaaaacgGTGAGAaggtgccagttctgcaggcaaggggtgaaataactgggcttctgagccccacaggggtgccacagaaagaatgtagttggttaagggagccgtggactcaaaaaggttgaaaatctctgGTGTAGAGGGTTTCCTCTTCAGTCATAGAATCAGTCCCAGCAGGTCTTGACCaccgtacagtcatacctcaggttgaagtagcttcaggatgagtattttcgggttgcactccgtggtgacccagaagtaacggagcgcattacttccaggttttgctgcttgcgcatgtgcagatgctcaaaatgacatcatgcgcggaagcggcgaatcgcgacctgtaCATGCacggacgtgggttgcgttcacttcaggatgcgaacggggctccggaatggatcctgttcgaatccagaggtaccactgtagttggttttCTGGTATGTGAAGATAgcaaagaataaaacaaatttcAGCTTATATTAGCTGAAAAATATATTGTTAGGTATATTTCTTCTCAAGTGGATAAGTGAGCCAGTCATGAGAACGCTCTGCATCCCAGGCCACTCACATTAATCACAACAAATCCCCTTCTCCTCTGTGTCAGGTTCAGTATGGCATCATGATGCCCTAGTCATATTTTGTTTGTCTACTGTTCTGTCTAGGTTCTCAGAAGCCTAAGCCAGTTAAATCAGTTAGTCACATGGCCGTATTTTGGGCAAATCACGTTTCATGGCCGACTCACTTATCAACCTGAGGTCCTATTCACAGTAAGAGACCCAATGTTCCATTTTAGGTAGTAAGCTTGCTGAGACAGGGACCTGttctctcattttatttatttatttagtaaaacACCAGAATCATAGAACAATATTAATTTGCAGCCTTGTGTTTGCTAGAATAGTTGTTTTTggtttacttgcagaacttcatATCCGAAAATCTGCATTTTACTGTTGCTGAAGTAACAAGGTACAAGAGGTTTGCAGTTCTAATGAGACTTCCTTGAAAGCAAGTTCCACTGAAAACTCTTTGAGGTTTcgttttatttaaatacattcaggattgtgAGAATAGCCTTTCTTATTTGTTGGTTGTGTAAAACATAAGTAATAATTGTCTATTTTAAGCACAACAGACATAGCCTCCCTGTGAGAATATAGGGTTGTGTGTGAGGATATAATTGCAATATATAACCTAAATATAGTCATTTTTAAAGGAGCTATTTCTATAGAATATATACGTATTGTACAGCAGGCTTGGCAGACTATTATATGGGGACACTacatttgtatgtgtgtttttttttttgtttttttttttgaggcccaAACGTTTTTATTTCCAGGTTATCGGTACTGCTTTTACTTTTCTCTTTCCACAAGTtctgtatttttctctttctaacattcagtaaggatttttaaaaattgtattttacATATAATTGTTTTGTTCTTAAACAGAGGATAGGCATGACTGCCTTTCAATCCCTTGATGGATTCAAGAGTACCCTCTTAGTTCATCAGGttcatttcaaaataattatttaaaatgttGCTTGAAAGAAAAGTGCTTGTTGGCTTGCACCCAGATTGTGTCATGAACTGATTATTCAGAAGGACTTAAAATGCTACACCTCTAATGCTTCTCTTCCTGCTCTTAGTAAGGCAGAGTTCAGACTAAATGGTAAAATCTTGATTAATGTAGTTAAACCTCAAAATTAAAGTACAACCTTAAAtgtggaaagggagaaatgtttctttttaaacaaaaacaaaaaaggtcaATACTACAAGCTTTGAAGATTTTGCTTAGTACTTTTGCCTATTCATATGCGTAGTTTTCTGAAATCTTGTTGGGATCAATAGCTCTCTCAGAATTGAcctttgaaaaataaaagtttAATCAATATCCTGTTGAAGTGAATTGCAAAATTCCCATTTATATAGATGGTGCTGAATTGCACTTTCATTTGTCTTATAGGCAATGAGTGCTTTTGATGCAATTTTTTTGGTTAATCCTCAGCCTCTTGCTTTCAGGATAAATGCTAAAATAAATTTTTGCTTATTGGAATATTTGGGATATAAGAAGCCTTCACCAGTGTTTTTGCTATCTTGCATGTTTCTTTTGTAGTCCTATATTTGCATGTTTTTCACATAGCCCTGTATTTGCAAAAAACAATCAATCAAACTAGTATGTTTATGTCACTCTTGTTTTATATAGGCTTCTGTTTTTCAGAATGATTTCAACATACTCTCCTCCAGTCTCTGAGTAACTTGAATATATTTGAGGCTGTGATCTGCATTGTATGATTCTGGCATACAGTGAATCCAAATCTGTCTTTACTATCTGCTAAAGAGTGCTGTTGTGTCCTGTGTTTTTAATACAGACCTGCTTATTATCATGCCTCTGGTTTTTAGTATTCTTTGATCACAATGAATCAAAGCCATTATCCTTGATATTTTGCCTCATATAAAGGGTTCCAAGAGTCAGTTCACAAGATACCCACTAACATTTCCTTAATGTGGTTTTTAATCTGTTGatggggaaggaagaagaaaaaatgggggtcagctttaatttttcaaaaaGGGTTGGTTGATGGATGATTTTTTTTCCTATCTGAAACCTGACACTAGTGTTTCTCTCTTCATTTGCTACACTTGCACAAACAGTGTGACACCATCACCTCAACAGGTTCGTGTCTGTCCACCCCAAATGTTCTCTGAAGATGGATCTAATCTTTACTCTGCTCGGGGCATATTGTCGCTTATCCAGTCTTCTACCCGTAGGGCTTACCAGCAAGTCTTGGATGTGCTGGATGAAAATCGCAGGTGATTGGCCATCACTGATTCTGCCCAGTTTACTGCTTTTTACTTCCCTTTCATTTCCTAGTTAATTGGTTTTGGTTTGCTTAAATTACATGAAATAAAAttaactcttttttcttttttttttgcttttgctatttGCGAATGACATTTCCAAACTTCACATTTCATGGAGCTTAGTTGTCTTATTTCTTTGGTCAAGAGTGAAACTGAACAGTGACTTAAAACGTCAGTCTCACTCTCATTGGAAATCCAAGAACAGAAGGGCAACAAAGTGCTACAAACATAGCTGCATACTCTAGACAAAGTTGATTGTTTAAATCCTCTTGCTTTCAGTGGGAGAGTTTTTGTTCTTTTTGAACGCAACTGAGAGTTTGAAATGTTTTAAACACAAATCCCAAAATGGCCTTAATAAACTAAAAATTCAAGGTCCACTAATATTGAGGGGGGTCTAGATGAAAATGCTTTTATTGACATTCATCTCAGCTGAGTCCTATCTGCAATTCCTCTGATTATTGTGATAAGAAAAACCTACATTGAAAGGCAAGTCATATAGTAGCTCTGGACAgaaactggaaaaaaaatctgttcttaAGATCTGCTGCATGGGGGAAGAGactctttcaaaaaaaatacaGAGTCTTTGTTTGTTGTCAATCCACCAGTTAATTGGAGGTGGGTgtgcaaatattatttttatacaATTTAATTTGTAAGACCTCTTTACATATGAGCCaggtatttattcattttttgtttccttttcacaCCAAAATAAGTGTTATTTTCTTATAAATTACATTTTTTAACCCAGTTGTGTCTGGACCCTCTCTTGTTTATGTAACTGTCTTATCAGACTACAGATCAGAAGTCTGCTCCTCTGTCACATTCTGCTAGTGGAATATTTTTGTGTTGGCTTTTGAGAATCTTAGCCATACTAGAGAATATTACCCAAATAAATATCTTTCTTTAGCAGCCATAGACCCTGTGATCCTCTTAGAGGTGCGGGGGGTGCTGAGGACACCTGTGCAAATGAAAGGTTCACCTCCTTTGCCATAACTTGTTTTTACAATGTG
Proteins encoded in this region:
- the MFF gene encoding mitochondrial fission factor isoform X4, translated to MSKRSSSDIPVGRMSTTAFPSPAAEMAEMNRIQYEMEYTEGINQRMRVPEKLKVAPPNADLEHSAHEGGIPNASVTMQVPERIVVAGNSEDIPLSRPPDLDLLQSTPFKSLSLKTPPRVISLSERPLDFLDLERAPTQTPQNEEVRSVGRLKRERSMSENANRQNGQLMRNESMPVLRGGSAAATSSNPHHDARYTLSNMDTTFEGTPEDVTVVDAVSLRRQIIKLNRRLQLLEEENKERAKREMIMYSITVAFWLLNSWLWFRR
- the MFF gene encoding mitochondrial fission factor isoform X5 — encoded protein: MSKRSSSDIPVGRMSTTAFPSPAAEMAEMNRIQYEMEYTEGINQRMRVPEKLKVAPPNADLEHSAHEGGIPNASVTMQVPERIVVAGNSEDIPLSRPPDLDLLQSTPFKSLSLKTPPRVISLSERPLDFLDLERAPTQTPQNEEVRSVGRLKRERSMSENANRQNGQLMRNESIYTLSNMDTTFEGTPEDVTVVDAVSLRRQIIKLNRRLQLLEEENKERAKREMIMYSITVAFWLLNSWLWFRR
- the MFF gene encoding mitochondrial fission factor isoform X6; this encodes MSKRSSSDIPVGRMSTTAFPSPAAEMAEMNRIQYEMEYTEGINQRMRVPEKLKVAPPNADLEHSAHEGGIPNASVTMQVPERIVVAGNSEDIPLSRPPDLDLLQSTPFKSLSLKTPPRVISLSERPLDFLDLERAPTQTPQNEEVRSVGRLKRERSMSENANRQNGQLMRNESMWHSLETVLRVKMPRYQSPFTAKDETVTPSPQQVRVCPPQMFSEDGSNLYSARGILSLIQSSTRRAYQQVLDVLDENRRPVLRGGSAAATSSNPHHDARYTLSNMDTTFEGTPEDVTVVDAVSLRRQIIKLNRRLQLLEEENKERAKREMIMYSITVAFWLLNSWLWFRR
- the MFF gene encoding mitochondrial fission factor isoform X2, producing MSTTAFPSPAAEMAEMNRIQYEMEYTEGINQRMRVPEKLKVAPPNADLEHSAHEGGIPNASVTMQVPERIVVAGNSEDIPLSRPPDLDLLQSTPFKSLSLKTPPRVISLSERPLDFLDLERAPTQTPQNEEVRSVGRLKRERSMSENANRQNGQLMRNESIVTPSPQQVRVCPPQMFSEDGSNLYSARGILSLIQSSTRRAYQQVLDVLDENRRPVLRGGSAAATSSNPHHDARYTLSNMDTTFEGTPEDVTVVDAVSLRRQIIKLNRRLQLLEEENKERAKREMIMYSITVAFWLLNSWLWFRR
- the MFF gene encoding mitochondrial fission factor isoform X3, which produces MSKRSSSDIPVGRMSTTAFPSPAAEMAEMNRIQYEMEYTEGINQRMRVPEKLKVAPPNADLEHSAHEGGIPNASVTMQVPERIVVAGNSEDIPLSRPPDLDLLQSTPFKSLSLKTPPRVISLSERPLDFLDLERAPTQTPQNEEVRSVGRLKRERSMSENANRQNGQLMRNESIVTPSPQQVRVCPPQMFSEDGSNLYSARGILSLIQSSTRRAYQQVLDVLDENRRYTLSNMDTTFEGTPEDVTVVDAVSLRRQIIKLNRRLQLLEEENKERAKREMIMYSITVAFWLLNSWLWFRR
- the MFF gene encoding mitochondrial fission factor isoform X1, encoding MSKRSSSDIPVGRMSTTAFPSPAAEMAEMNRIQYEMEYTEGINQRMRVPEKLKVAPPNADLEHSAHEGGIPNASVTMQVPERIVVAGNSEDIPLSRPPDLDLLQSTPFKSLSLKTPPRVISLSERPLDFLDLERAPTQTPQNEEVRSVGRLKRERSMSENANRQNGQLMRNESIVTPSPQQVRVCPPQMFSEDGSNLYSARGILSLIQSSTRRAYQQVLDVLDENRRPVLRGGSAAATSSNPHHDARYTLSNMDTTFEGTPEDVTVVDAVSLRRQIIKLNRRLQLLEEENKERAKREMIMYSITVAFWLLNSWLWFRR